A window of Desulfuromonas soudanensis genomic DNA:
TGAAGCAGATCGCCAACAAGATCATGATCATCGAGGAAATCTCCCGCCAGACCAACCTGCTGGCTCTCAACGCCGCCATCGAGGCGGCCCGGGCCGGGGAGCACGGCAAGGGGTTTGCGGTGGTTGCCGCCGAGGTGCGCAAGCTCGCCGAGCGGAGCCAGATCGCCGCCGGAGAGATCAGCGGCCTCTCGGTCACCAGCGTCGAGGTCGCCGAACGAGCGGGAAAACTCCTCGACGTCATCGTCCCCAATATCCAGAAGACCGCCGAACTGGTTCAGGAGATCAGCGCCGCCAGCCGCGAACAGGACGCCGGCGCCGAGCAGATCAACAAGGCGATCCAGCAGCTCGACATGGTCATCCAGCAGAATGCTTCGGCTTCCGAGGAAATGGCCTCCACGGCCGAGGAGCTCTCCAGCCAGAGCGAGCAGCTGCAGGAGATGATCTCCTTCTTCTCCATGGCCGACTCCCTCCAGGGGAAAGGGCGCAAACGCCTCGGCGTCACCCAGGAGAAAAAGACCGCGGCGGAGAAGCTGCGCATCGCCCATTTGAAAAAAGACGAAGGGGCGCCGGCGCGATCCGGAGTCTTTACCGGCAAGAACGGTTCTGATACTATGCCCGGCGGCGTCAGTCTCAACCTCGACGGTCGCGGGGACAAACTGGACGACGATTTCATGAGCTTTTAGGAACCAACGTCATCAGGAGAATCGATATGAGTATGGCAAAAACAGAGGATGTCCAGCAGTATGTGACGTTCAAGCTCGGCGACGAATGTTTTGCCGTCGAGGTGAGCCGGGCCCGGGAGATTCTCGACTTTCGCGAGGTGACCCGGGTTCCCCAGACCCCCAAATTCATGCTCGGGGTTCTCAATCTGCGAGGGAGCGTTGTTCCCGTCATCGACATGCGCCTCAAACTGGGGATGCCCGCCACGGAAAAGACGGTCAATACCTGCATCATCGTCATGGAGATCCAGGTCGACGGCGATGTGCTGGTTGTCGGGGCGCTGGCCGATTCGGTTCAGGAGGTGAGCGAATTCGACCCGGAGCAGATCGAACCGCCGCCGCGGATCGGCTCGCGGCTCAAGACCGAATATATCCGCGGCATGAGCAACGTCGACGGACAGTTCATCATCATCCTCGATATCGACCGGGTCTTTTCGGCGGAGGAACTGACGCTGGTGGCGAGCGCCGGTGAAGAGGCCGAGGCGAGTTGAGACGGTGACGGCGGAAGTGACCAATCAGGGATCCGACCGGGGAATGCCGTCCATCTCGGACAGCGGCTTCCGTCGTTTCAGCGAGCTCATCTATTCTTTGTGCGGCATCAAGCTCCCGCCGCACAAGAAGACCATGCTCGAGGCGCGGCTGCGGCGAAGGCTGCGCAGCCTCGGCTTCGGCACCTTTGACGAGTACGGGGAGTACGTCTTCAGCCCCGAGGGGATGGAGAACGAGCTGGTCAGCATGATCAACGAGGTGACCACCAACAAGACCGATTTTTTCCGGGAGCCGGCCCACTACCCCTTTCTCGTCGACAAGGTCCTGCCGGCCCTGATGCGCGACTTCGAGGTGGGGATCGGCCGTCCCCTGCGCCTGTGGAGCGCCGGCTGTTCCACCGGCGAGGAACCCTACACCCTGGCCATGGTCCTCAGCGAATTTGCCGACAGGGTCCCGGATTTCGATTTTTCCATATTCGCCACCGATATCTCCACCAAGGTCCTCGAAGCCGCCCGCCTCGGGATCTATCGTCTCGACAAGGTCGAACCGGTTCCCGAGGGGCTGAAGAAAAAATATCTGCTGCGCAGCCGCGATCCGGAAAAGAAGGAGGTACGGATCGTTCCTGCGCTTCGGGGGCGCGTCGCCTTCCGGCGTCTCAACTTCATGGACGAGGATTTCGGGCTCACCGAATCCTTCGACATCATCTTCTGCCGCAACGTGATCATCTATTTCGACCGGCCGACCCAGGAGCGCCTGCTGAAGCGATTCTGTGAGCATCTCCCCAGGGATCGCTACATCTTCATGGGGCATTCCGAAACCCTCAACGGCCTGCGCCTTCCTCTCAAGCAGGTCGCTCCGTCCATCTACCAGAGAATCTGAGGCGGCATGGCTGCATCATCCAGAATCAAGGTACTGATCGTCGATGACTCGGCGGTGGTGCGTCAGGTGCTCACGGCGATTCTGGCCACCGATTCCGCCATCGAAGTCATCGGTGTCGCGGCCGATCCCCTGATCGCGGCGGAGAAGATCCGTCAGCAGCGACCCGACGTCATCACCCTCGATGTCGAAATGCCGCGAATGGACGGCCTGACTTTCCTGCAGAAGATCATGAGCCAGCATCCCATTCCGGTGGTGATGTGCTCGAGCCTGACGGAAAAAGGAGCCGAAGCGTCCTTCCGGGCCCTGCAATACGGCGCGGTCGACATCATCAACAAGCCGCGCCTCGGCGCCAAGCAGTATCTTGAGGATTCGGCGCTGCAGATCTGCGATACGGTCAAGGCCGCGGCCCAGGCGCGGCTCAGGCCCCTGAGCGACCGCTCCCACACCCTCGAGCCGAAGCTCAACGCCGACGCCGTTATCCGTCGCGTCCCGGTGGGGGAGAGTTTCAAAACCACCGATAAGGTCGTGGCCGTCGGCGCTTCGACGGGGGGCACCGAAGCGCTGCGCCTCTTCCTCGAGGCCCTGCCGCACGACGCTCCGGGAATCGTCATCGTCCAGCACATGCCCGAGCATTTTACCGCCGCCTTCGCCAAGCGCCTCAACGGCCTCTGCCGGGTGGCGGTCAAGGAGGCGGTCAACGGTGACACCGTCATCCCCGGGCGGGCGCTCATTGCCCCGGGCAACCGCCACATGCTCCTCAAACGGAGCGGCGCCCGCTATTATGTCGAGGTCACCGACGGGCCCCTGGTCTGTCGCCACCGCCCCTCCGTCGACGTCCTCTTTCGCTCCGTGGCCCGCTATGCGGGGAAAAACGCCATCGGGGTGATCATGACCGGGATGGGAGACGACGGAGCGCGGGGGATGCTGGAGATGAAGGAGGCCGGAGGGTACAACCTGGCCCAGGACGAGGAGTCCTGCATCGTCTTCGGCATGCCGAAGGAGGCGATCAAGGCCGGTGCGGTCCACCTGGTGCTGCCCCTGGAGAAGATCGCTCCGGCCGTTCTGAGGGCACAGCTCCTCCTCGATGCCGCACCCGGCGAACGGGGGCGCAAGGAACAACAGCTTCGCGATGCCATTTACACCCTTGGGGGAACCGATGCAAAAACTCACTGATGATGAACTGATTCTGGAGCTCAAGGCGCGCTTCGAGTTCCAGCGCAAGGCCTTAAACGATCTGACGGGTCTCACCCGGCAGCTGGAAACGACCAATAGGAAACTCCAGGAGTCCGAAGCGCTCAAGAGCCATTTTCTGGCCAATATCCGCAACGAGATCAACAACCCCTTGACCTCCATCATCGGCCTCTCCGGCCAGCTGATGGAGGACGATCGAGCGCCGGAGAATGTGGCGATGGTCAGCCGCATGATCTACTGCGAGGCTTTTAACCTCGATTTCCAGCTGCAGAACATCCTCATGGCCGCGGAGCTCGAGGCCGGTGAATCCCGCCCCTCCTTCAACCGGGTCGATGTCGTCGGCGTTCTCGGTCGCATTCTCGATCTCCTCGGTCACAAGATCGGCGAAAAAGGGGTGACCGTCCGCAGGGAGGCCCCCGAGACGCTTCTCTTTACCACCGACCCCCAGAACTTTCATCTGATGCTCATCAATCTGCTGGCCAACGCCATCGAATTCAGTCCCGTCGGCGGCGAAATCGAGGTGAGCCTCCGCGTGGATGCCGGGGGGTTGGAAGTCTCGGTGCGCGACCAGGGCCCCGGGGTCGATCCCAAGCACCGGGAGAGAATTTTCGACCGATTCCGTCAGGTCGATGAGAGCAGCACCAAAATGCATCCCGGCCACGGTCTCGGCCTGAGCATCGTCAAGGCCCTGGCCGAACTTTTCGGCGGATGCGTGCTGCTCGGCGATGCCGACGGCGGCGGGACTCTTTTCCGGTTCACACTTCCCGAACCGGCCGTCCCCGTCTCCGACGTTCTCTCCCAGGAGGGGAACCTCTTCTTCTTCGATCAACCGGAAACCTTCTGAAGGCCGGGTGCAGACTTTGGATACGGAAACGACCGACAAAACCCACTACCTTTATCCTGGCGGCCTCTTCTCCAGTGCCGAGCCGCACCGGGTGACGACGGTTCTCGGCTCCTGCATTTCGGTCTGTCTCTGGGATGCCGAAACCAGGATCGGCGGGATCAACCATTACCTGCTTCCGCTGTGGAACGGCGAGGGCCTCGCTACGCCCCGCTACGGCAATATCGCCATCACCCGGCTGATCGAAAAGCTCCTCCTCCTCGGCTGCGCCCGCAAGAGTCTGCGGGCCAAGGTCTTCGGCGGCGCGTCGATGCTGGAAAACACCAGGGGGCTTCTGGCCGTCGGCGAGCGCAACATCTCCCTGGCGATGAGCACCCTCGCCGAACAGCGCATCCCCGTGATCAGCAACGACGTCGGAGGGTTCGTCGGGCGCAAGATTATTTTCGATACCGCCACCGGCGCCGTTCTCCTTCGTCGTAACCGCGGCATCCTCATGCCGTCCCGGACCGCTGCCGAACCCTGAGGGGGACCGGGGCAGAAGTCGCCATCCGGCTGAGGTTGCTCCTTCCCCCCTCCCTGCCGCCGTTTTCGGCAGGGCGCCGGCCACCCCGCATCTTTTCATCCTTCCTGCCGGGGGGAGCCTCGGCTTCCCCTTTTATTTCCGTTACTTTTCCCAGCTTTTTTTCGCGCAATACGTGCGACCTGTCGGCTCCATTGCCCGCCTGCGGCATAAGATGAGCGAACCCCGCGTATAAAAATCCGACCAGCATCAGCATCTCAAACATCGTCATCCTCCCTCGTTTCGTATTGCAAGTCTCCCCCGCTGTTGTGACAGAATATGTCGCGCGCCCGTCGTCCTTTGCTTTTGCCCGGCGCTGGTGTATAAATGGCGCGGATTTTCTATCGCAGCGCTGCCCTGCTCTGACAGAGCGACAGCCGAAAGGAACAACATGAACGTGATCGATGCGACGGCTCTGCTCAAGAGTTACGGTTCGCGCACCATCCTCGACGGGGTGACTTTCACCATTGCCGAGGGGGAAAAAGTCGGGATCATCGGCCGCAACGGCTGCGGCAAGTCGACTCTGCTGCGGATTCTCGGCGGGCTCGAGGACCGGGACGGCGGCGAACTGATCCGCCAGCGGGGGTTGACCGCCGCCTATCTCGCCCAGGAACCCGACCTCGATCCGGCTCTCACCATCCAGGAGACTCTCGACGCCTCCCTCTCCGATGCCCGGCAGCGCACCCGCCGCTACCAGGAGATCGCCGAGGAGCTGCAGTCATCCTCCAAGGAGGAGATGAACCGCCTGGTCGACGAACAGCAGCAGATCCAGGGGTGGCTCGATCACCACCAGGCCTGGAATCTCGACCATCAGGTGGCCGAAATCTGCAGCCGTTTCGGCATCGCCGACACCAGGCAGAAAATCGGGAAACTCTCCGGGGGATGGGTCAAGCGCGTCGCCCTGGCCGGTATTCTGCTGCGTCAGCCCGATCTCCTCCTTCTCGACGAGCCGACCAACCACCTCGATGCCGACACCGTCGCCTGGCTCGAAGAGATTCTGAAAAACTACCCCGGGGCGGTGATGCTGGTCACCCATGACCGGTATTTTCTCGACCGTGTGGTCAGCCGGATGTTCGAACTCGAGGAGGGGCTCCTGATCCAGTACCAGGGGGGATACAGCGCCTATCTCGAGCAGAAGCAGGCGAACCTGGTGGCTGAGGGACGCTCCCAGTCGCGGCTGATGAACCTGCTGCGCCGGGAGGAGGCCTGGCTGCATCGCGGCGCCAAGGCCCGGACGACCAAGCAGAAGGCGCGCATCGACCGGGTCGGCGACCTGCGGGACCAGAAGAAGACCGTCGGCACCCGCGAGGTGCGCCTCTCCTTCGATCCGCAGCAGCGCCTCGGCGGCACCATTCTCGAGCTCAAACATCTGGGGGTGGATTTCGCCGACCGCAACCTTTTTCGGGACGTGGACCTGATCCTGCGCAAGGGGGAGAGGGTCGGCATCCTCGGTCCCAACGGCTGCGGCAAGTCGACGCTGTTGAAAACCGTCCTCGGTGAACTGGCGCCGAGTTCGGGAACGGTGGTGCTCGGCAAAAACTCCCGCATCGGCTATCTGGACCAGGGACGCAGCGGGCTCGACCCCGAGCAATTCGTCCATGAGGCGGTCGGGCAGGGAGACTGGGTGACCCTCCCCGGGGGCGACAAGCGTCACAAGGTCGGCTATCTGGAGGATTTTCTCTTCAGCCGCGACGAGCAGCGCAAGCGGATTTCCACCCTTTCGGGCGGCGAACGGGCCCGGCTCCTCCTCGCCAAGCTGATGCTCGAGGGGGCCAACCTGCTGATTCTCGACGAGCCGACCAACGATCTCGACATTCCGACCATGCAGGTGCTCGAGGAAGCTTTTGCCGAATTCCCCGGCTGCATCCTGGTGGTGACCCACGACCGCTACTTTCTCGACCGGGTC
This region includes:
- a CDS encoding chemotaxis protein CheW — encoded protein: MSMAKTEDVQQYVTFKLGDECFAVEVSRAREILDFREVTRVPQTPKFMLGVLNLRGSVVPVIDMRLKLGMPATEKTVNTCIIVMEIQVDGDVLVVGALADSVQEVSEFDPEQIEPPPRIGSRLKTEYIRGMSNVDGQFIIILDIDRVFSAEELTLVASAGEEAEAS
- a CDS encoding CheR family methyltransferase, with the protein product MPSISDSGFRRFSELIYSLCGIKLPPHKKTMLEARLRRRLRSLGFGTFDEYGEYVFSPEGMENELVSMINEVTTNKTDFFREPAHYPFLVDKVLPALMRDFEVGIGRPLRLWSAGCSTGEEPYTLAMVLSEFADRVPDFDFSIFATDISTKVLEAARLGIYRLDKVEPVPEGLKKKYLLRSRDPEKKEVRIVPALRGRVAFRRLNFMDEDFGLTESFDIIFCRNVIIYFDRPTQERLLKRFCEHLPRDRYIFMGHSETLNGLRLPLKQVAPSIYQRI
- a CDS encoding sensor histidine kinase; the protein is MQKLTDDELILELKARFEFQRKALNDLTGLTRQLETTNRKLQESEALKSHFLANIRNEINNPLTSIIGLSGQLMEDDRAPENVAMVSRMIYCEAFNLDFQLQNILMAAELEAGESRPSFNRVDVVGVLGRILDLLGHKIGEKGVTVRREAPETLLFTTDPQNFHLMLINLLANAIEFSPVGGEIEVSLRVDAGGLEVSVRDQGPGVDPKHRERIFDRFRQVDESSTKMHPGHGLGLSIVKALAELFGGCVLLGDADGGGTLFRFTLPEPAVPVSDVLSQEGNLFFFDQPETF
- a CDS encoding chemotaxis protein CheD → MQTLDTETTDKTHYLYPGGLFSSAEPHRVTTVLGSCISVCLWDAETRIGGINHYLLPLWNGEGLATPRYGNIAITRLIEKLLLLGCARKSLRAKVFGGASMLENTRGLLAVGERNISLAMSTLAEQRIPVISNDVGGFVGRKIIFDTATGAVLLRRNRGILMPSRTAAEP
- a CDS encoding ABC-F family ATP-binding cassette domain-containing protein translates to MNVIDATALLKSYGSRTILDGVTFTIAEGEKVGIIGRNGCGKSTLLRILGGLEDRDGGELIRQRGLTAAYLAQEPDLDPALTIQETLDASLSDARQRTRRYQEIAEELQSSSKEEMNRLVDEQQQIQGWLDHHQAWNLDHQVAEICSRFGIADTRQKIGKLSGGWVKRVALAGILLRQPDLLLLDEPTNHLDADTVAWLEEILKNYPGAVMLVTHDRYFLDRVVSRMFELEEGLLIQYQGGYSAYLEQKQANLVAEGRSQSRLMNLLRREEAWLHRGAKARTTKQKARIDRVGDLRDQKKTVGTREVRLSFDPQQRLGGTILELKHLGVDFADRNLFRDVDLILRKGERVGILGPNGCGKSTLLKTVLGELAPSSGTVVLGKNSRIGYLDQGRSGLDPEQFVHEAVGQGDWVTLPGGDKRHKVGYLEDFLFSRDEQRKRISTLSGGERARLLLAKLMLEGANLLILDEPTNDLDIPTMQVLEEAFAEFPGCILVVTHDRYFLDRVATGILHFEGEGRAIFQEGNYDDLCRAKEAQLQAARVEGKKAASAKAEAKDDSGRRKPGLSYKERLELTAVEEKIAATEMRKVELEALLADPATLAGHERLQEITRELSLLESELAVHFKRWEELELKKEGV